The Bdellovibrio sp. NC01 genome includes the window TGAAGTTGATCCATCATCGGGAGAAGCTGCCAACGATCAGCATTCTCAAGATCCACAAAAACAAGATGAGTTTGAGTGGGAATCTTACATTGAAGCGAATCAAAAACCTCCGCAGTCTGGCATGGCCGGTTCTGAAGAGATCATGAACTATGAGAACGTCATCACGGCTTCTCAAACTTTGCACGATCACCTTTACTGGCAAGTTAAAATGAACGGCTTTTCTGAAGAAGAAGAGCGTGCTGCTGATGCCTTGATCGGTGCGATTGATGATGACGGTTACATCAAAGTTCCACTTGATGAAATTGCTAAAGAAGAAAATATCGATCAGGGTCTTTTGGAAGACACTCTGACTTTGATTCACGAATTCGATCCACCAGGTGTGGGCGCTCGTGATTTGAAAGAGTGCTTGCTTGTTCAAGCCAAACATCTTCAAGAGGACACTCACGATCTTGTTAACTTGATCAACAATCACTTAAAAGATCTTGAAAAGAAAAACTACGAGGCGATTGCTAAGGCGATGGGCCGTGACGTTGAAGACATCGTAGAACTTTGCAAAATCATTTATGCGATGGATCCGAAACCAGGTCGCGCATTCGTAAGTAGCGATACTCACTATGTAACACCTGACGTTTACGTTTATAAAGTCGGCGACGATTACGTTGTTTCTTTGAATGAAGACGGTTTGCCACGTTTGAAAATTTCTAACTTCTACAAAAACATGTTGAAGGGTGGAAAGTCGACGGGCGATAAAACTCAAGACTACATCCAGGAAAAACTTCGTTCCGCAGTATGGTTGATTAAATCCATCCACCAACGCCAAAGAACGATCTATAAAGTTGCAGAATCCATCGTTAAACACCAAAGAG containing:
- the rpoN gene encoding RNA polymerase factor sigma-54, producing MALRQTMNLSQSLVITPQLQQAIKLLQMSRMELESAVRSELEENPILEEAEVLKEDDLQRTKEAAAEVDPSSGEAANDQHSQDPQKQDEFEWESYIEANQKPPQSGMAGSEEIMNYENVITASQTLHDHLYWQVKMNGFSEEEERAADALIGAIDDDGYIKVPLDEIAKEENIDQGLLEDTLTLIHEFDPPGVGARDLKECLLVQAKHLQEDTHDLVNLINNHLKDLEKKNYEAIAKAMGRDVEDIVELCKIIYAMDPKPGRAFVSSDTHYVTPDVYVYKVGDDYVVSLNEDGLPRLKISNFYKNMLKGGKSTGDKTQDYIQEKLRSAVWLIKSIHQRQRTIYKVAESIVKHQREFFEKGSEHLKPMVLRDIANDIGMHESTVSRVTTAKYVHTPQGIYELKYFFNSGIASSDGDSLASESVKIKIKDLVAKEDPKNPLSDQKIVDLLKVEGIQIARRTVAKYRDMLKILPSSQRKKYF